The Linepithema humile isolate Giens D197 chromosome 7, Lhum_UNIL_v1.0, whole genome shotgun sequence genome has a window encoding:
- the LOC105677844 gene encoding solute carrier family 35 member G1-like, which produces MSEHVELQHLVDADVESDTRNPKRKFSILFCKSCPYLGLILATLSSLFFSLCSVIVKSLVEVNPTEMAIFRFVGVLLPAIPIVIYKGEHPFPKGRRLILILRSFIGTTGLMLSFYAFRHMPLADASVVVFSVPVFVAIFARIFLKEPCGLFNVVTVCLTLIGVILITRPPLIFGNTVESLSDGNVKPEHADLWGAVAAFAATLFGANAYVLLRALKGLHFSVIMTNFGSFALVQTTLISWAIGALCLPRCGTDRLLVVALALFSFAGQILLTLALQMEQAGPVAIARSTDIVFAFFWQVLFFNEIPNRYSVGGAILVTSSVLLTGLRKWALSLPETSNIKKSLGILVM; this is translated from the coding sequence ATGTCAGAGCACGTGGAATTGCAACATTTAGTTGATGCCGATGTGGAAAGTGACACAAGAAATCCCAAAAGAAAATTCTCCATCCTATTCTGCAAATCGTGTCCTTACTTGGGTCTAATATTAGCAACACTCTCATCCCTGTTCTTCTCGTTATGCAGTGTCATCGTAAAGAGTCTGGTAGAAGTAAACCCCACAGAAATGGCGATCTTCAGATTTGTGGGAGTACTTTTACCAGCTATACCAATTGTGATTTACAAAGGAGAGCATCCTTTTCCGAAAGGACGTAgattaatacttattttaagaAGTTTTATTGGTACAACAGGGCTCATGTTAAGTTTTTACGCGTTCAGGCATATGCCGTTAGCCGATGCCTCTGTTGTTGTATTTTCCGTTCCTGTGTTCGTGGCAATATTTGCGcggatatttttgaaagagcCCTGTGGGCTGTTTAATGTCGTTACCGTGTGTCTGACGTTAATCGGCGTAATACTGATAACACGACCGCCGCTGATTTTTGGCAATACTGTAGAATCCCTCTCAGATGGTAATGTCAAACCAGAGCATGCAGATTTATGGGGTGCCGTGGCTGCTTTCGCGGCTACTTTATTTGGCGCAAACGCGTACGTCTTGTTACGCGCACTGAAAGGTCTTCATTTCTCCGTTATAATGACAAATTTCGGCTCGTTTGCTTTAGTACAGACCACACTTATATCGTGGGCTATTGGCGCGTTATGTTTGCCACGCTGTGGTACAGATAGACTTTTGGTTGTCGCGCTCGCATTGTTTAGCTTCGCAGGTCAGATTTTACTAACTTTGGCTCTTCAGATGGAACAAGCTGGCCCAGTGGCCATAGCAAGATCAACAGATATTGTCTTCGCGTTTTTTTGGCAGGTGCTATTTTTCAACGAGATACCGAATCGATATTCTGTAGGAGGTGCTATATTGGTCACAAGTTCAGTTTTGTTAACAGGATTGAGAAAGTGGGCTCTCTCATTGCCCGAAACATCTAACATCAAAAAGTCTCTTGGAATCTTGGTAATGTAA
- the LOC105678434 gene encoding uncharacterized protein: MGTSGQPDRSLGSGISLPQWMKGKIDNRFDFDEAAFSPPSYDDSFFYIRYPKSQNSEAPQQGLKRIVTEVLNENNNTGASNQITSDKSISNLKEVKEIDFSKHPLPCQPFIPIINSKAGSVISQKTSTSGNVKPKSQGTDDGFHGEPALCGKSIVHVANQMMSGKFTKIFTSDSHSQQSSQESSLKNVSKSLPATPLTSPTGTPDSSPKARRKILANRYFTGAFVPDKEKYQGNWILSSILGQSREVITAKIEEEDEPLEPRKPLNRKKSISSQNLTYIGKEEKSANKSSIYVNVLEAKPSELREMNFWSPTSM, from the exons ATGGGTACTTCAGGACAACCGGATAGGTCTCTCGGTAGTGGAATTTCATTGCCACAATGGATGAAAGGAAAAATAGATAACAG ATTTGACTTTGACGAAGCTGCATTTAGCCCACCATCTTATGATGatagtttcttttatataaggTATCCAAAATCACAAAATTCCGAAGCACCACAACAGGGATTGAAACGTATTGTAACTGAGGTTTTGAATGAAAACAATAACACAGGTGCTTCAAATCAGATAACAAGTGACAAATCCATTTCCAATTTGAAAGAGGTCAAGGAGATTGATTTTAGCAAACACCCTTTGCCATGCCAACCGTTTATTCCTATCATAAACAGTAAAG CTGGCAGTGTTATATCTCAAAAGACCTCGACAAGTGGAAATGTAAAACCTAAATCACAGGGAACAGACGACGGTTTTCACGGTGAACCGGCTCTTTGCGGCAAATCGATTGTTCATGTTGCCAATCAAATGATGTCTGGTAAATTCACCAAAATATTTACGTCGGATTCACACTCTCAGCAAAGCTCTCAAGAAAGCTCGCTGAAAAATGTTAGCAAGTCGTTACCGGCAACTCCGTTGACGTCGCCTACAGGAACTCCAGATAGTTCACCGAAAGCGCGTAGGAAGATTCTTGCTAACAGATACTTTACAGGTGCATTCGTACCAGACAAGGAGAAATATCAAGGTAATTGGATTTTGTCCAGCATATTAGGTCAATCACGGGAAGTTATTACAGCAAAGATAGAGGAGGAAGACGAGCCTTTGGAACCACGCAAACCGCTTAAtcgaaaaaaatcgatatcttCGCAAAATCTTACATATATcggaaaggaagaaaaatcgGCAAATAAGTCGTCTATTTACGTAAATGTACTCGAGGCTAAACCGTCTGAATTAAGAGAGATGAATTTTTGGTCACCAACTTCTATGTAA